A window of the Cucurbita pepo subsp. pepo cultivar mu-cu-16 chromosome LG01, ASM280686v2, whole genome shotgun sequence genome harbors these coding sequences:
- the LOC111806697 gene encoding 16 kDa phloem protein 1-like isoform X2 gives MAIGILEVNLVNGKGFRGKDILGKIDPYVLIQYKGQEQKSSVAKSESPVWNEKFKFQAEYPGSGGDYKIILKVMDKDTLSADDFIGQATIYIKDLLAFGVENGKSEMWPQKYSVVGANLKYNGEIKVGVTFTLEGH, from the exons ATGGCGATTGGAATATTGGAGGTCAATTTGGTAAATGGAAAAGGATTTCGAGGCAAAGATATCCTGG GTAAAATTGACCCTTATGTTCTGATTCAGTATAAGGGCCAAGAACAAAAGAGCAGTGTTGCTAAAa GTGAAAGTCCGGTATGGAATGAGAAGTTTAAATTCCAAGCAGAGTATCCGGGGAGCGGTGGTGACTACAAGATCATCCTCAAGGTCATGGACAAAGACACTTTATCTGCTGATGATTTCATCGGTCAAGCCAC GATATATATCAAGGATTTATTAGCTTTCGGAGTTGAAAATGGGAAGTCGGAGATGTGGCCACAAAAGTACAGCGTTGTAGGAGCCAACCTTAAGTACAATGGAGAAATTAAA
- the LOC111806697 gene encoding 16 kDa phloem protein 1-like isoform X1, with amino-acid sequence MAIGILEVNLVNGKGFRGKDILGKIDPYVLIQYKGQEQKSSVAKNAGESPVWNEKFKFQAEYPGSGGDYKIILKVMDKDTLSADDFIGQATIYIKDLLAFGVENGKSEMWPQKYSVVGANLKYNGEIKVGVTFTLEGH; translated from the exons ATGGCGATTGGAATATTGGAGGTCAATTTGGTAAATGGAAAAGGATTTCGAGGCAAAGATATCCTGG GTAAAATTGACCCTTATGTTCTGATTCAGTATAAGGGCCAAGAACAAAAGAGCAGTGTTGCTAAAa ATGCAGGTGAAAGTCCGGTATGGAATGAGAAGTTTAAATTCCAAGCAGAGTATCCGGGGAGCGGTGGTGACTACAAGATCATCCTCAAGGTCATGGACAAAGACACTTTATCTGCTGATGATTTCATCGGTCAAGCCAC GATATATATCAAGGATTTATTAGCTTTCGGAGTTGAAAATGGGAAGTCGGAGATGTGGCCACAAAAGTACAGCGTTGTAGGAGCCAACCTTAAGTACAATGGAGAAATTAAA